In a genomic window of Macrobrachium rosenbergii isolate ZJJX-2024 chromosome 44, ASM4041242v1, whole genome shotgun sequence:
- the LOC136829629 gene encoding nematocyst expressed protein 3-like, producing the protein MPGTPRGLDLPGPPSALSDINSLPAALASTGQCQAPPSLSGCSLPSVLPEPGPELVPVPDPERDSDPPTRDPPDLTTVIIPQCEPPTPDVSSSHTLPPAEDDPLADLDGTSFLVNQELSGQDADAGSLPTTVVAVAEVGDQPLALEAAPDPAPDGTPGHSSESELSGQDADAGSLPTTVVAAAEVGDQPIALEAAPDPAPDGTPGRSLESVSSSPPTNGLARPWRPPKKKKGRKKLA; encoded by the exons ATGCCAGGGACTCCAAGGGGTCTCGATctcccgggtcccccttcagctttgtctgacatcaaTTCGCTGCCAGCGGCccttgcaagcactggtcagtgccaagctccacccagCTTGtctggatgctccctgccaagcgtactTCCCGAGCCTGGACCTGaattagtgccagtgccggaccccGAACGTGACTCGGATCCTCCTACGAGAGATCCACCAGATCTCACCACTGTAATCATCCCACAgtgcgaacctccgacccctgatgtttcttcttcccacactcttccacctgctgaggatgaccctctaGCAGACCTGGACGgtacctcttttctggtcaacCAGGAGCTAtccggccaggacgcagatgCTGGTTcccttcccacgacggttgtcgcagtagccgaagtaggagaccagcccttAGCCCtcgaggctgcccctgatcctgctcctgatggcactcctggccattcttcagagtca GAGCTAtccggccaggacgcagatgCTGGTTcccttcccacgacggttgtcgcagcagccgaagtaggagaccagcccataGCCCtcgaggctgcccctgatcctgctcctgacggcactcctggccgttctctagagtcagtatcctcatcacCCCCTacgaatggcctagccagaccctggaggcccccaaagaagaagaaggggcggaagaaacttgcttag